The DNA window CTTTCAAATTATCAAGTGCACTGCATTCACCTTCAACCTTCTGCTTCTTAACACCTAGCGTCATGTTATCCGTCTGTTGTCTTGCAATTTGTTGAGATAGTAAAGAAAGCATCCAATAAAGAGACGTATACTcaacaacagttccaaGAGATACAAACGTTGCAGTTTATATATGCCCTTTTAAGGTGTCATTGGGAAGCCTAGCCTCCCAGATACCAGAACCTGTTTCTCCCCTTTAAAATTTAGGGTATTCCCTTGTGTTGGAACACCCATTGCTTAGCTACAACAAACTGAAATTAATGTTGTATTAACACATACATCGACAGGCCATGGTAGAGGAGGTGTCACATGGGTTTACTGCCTTGAGAGGGGGGCATACTTGACCCTGTTACCATATGCCCGTATAGTCAATCTTTTACGTTAACTGcatataaaaaaaaagaggtgCCATTGGGATGTGACTTTCTGTTTCTCAGTGATGCATAGCGTATTTGCTCTATGTACTACAACAACGTgcatacatatatatgtacaGAGGGGAAAGTCACTTCTTCGTTTTGTACCTTTTCTTTGCGAgattcttcttgatgtaGGTTATATGCTCGCCTTCTGTGAGATTTTCTGGGCAGATTTCCAGCAGATGCTTTaacttcttgttgaaccGAGAGTCGCTCTTTTCGTGTACTATCGCAAAATGCCTGTTGTATGCGTCCTTTCTGTAAAACTTCTTGTCACAATACTTGTTTGGACAATCTATCGCTGGGTATGCctcatccttcaagttcaagtaTTTTTTCAACCCGGTTTGCAGTTCGTGTTTGTGCTGTATCGCACAGTGTCGTCTCAGATCAGACCGGCGAGGTAACCCTAATATCTTCCAGGGGCACAACGGGAATGGGCACTTGAATTTCCTCTTGATCTTAAAGTCGTCCATGTGCGCCGCATACTCGAAAATCGTGGAAAACGTTTCAGGACAGTGGGCACACCTATAACTACCGCGCTTCTGCTTCTTGCGTATGGCCTCCAATAAGGGTTGATCCAGATTGAGCTGGTCCACTAGTGACAGGTTGTTTGTCGTTactggtggtgttggtaGATTGTTCTCATCGCTCGATCCAGTTAATTCGTTTGAAGGTGACTGGCTGTCGGACAGATGAGGCATTTCGAGCGGAAGAAGCGTTTGGCTTAGGGGATGGTCAAATGAGGTATCTAATAGAACAGCTGCAAAGTCTATGGGTTCTGCAATATTATTGTCATTACTGTTACTCTCCTCCAACGAGGTCGTCAAATTTTGAGGAGAAATGTTAGAGAAATTTGGCGACAGGTTCAAATACGGTGCACTTGCTAAAGAGTCTAAATTGTATTGCGGTAATGTATGCGATTTGGCCGGTGTGGTCATTAAATCGTTATTAGGTTTTGTTACAGGAACTCTTTCTGTCCAAGTACTACACACAGGAGCTGGATTGGTAAAATGCTTTGGTAATTCGTGTGCAAATTCGTCATTAGAAGAATTGTCACTATCGTCAAGTTCATCTATAATCAGCCGCTTGTTCGAGTAATGccttttcctcttcttgcTGTTAGGTACTTTCTTGACCAAGTTACCACTGGCAATTCTCTTTGCCAGGTTAGTAGCTTCATTCTGGAAGctcattttgaaacttaATAGCTCCTCCTCTTTAGATTTAGCTGATTGTGGTGGAGGTGCAATTTCAGGCGATGGGGTTTCGGCCTCAACGATATCAGCTTCGTCTTCGAAGGGGATATCTGAAACCGGTACTGCGTATACATTCTCGATGAAAGATGTTACTGGTGTGGGCAGCTGTACATTTAAGTCGGGTTGTCTTAGCCTTGAGGAAGCATTCCCAGATGTTATAGAGAGGAAATTTGATAGTTGGTCGAAGGTCACAACGTTATTCTGCTCACGTATTATGTCGACAACGTTATTCTGGCGATTGCTCCGTGTCACATATGAGGATTGGTCAACACTATTACCATAATCCATGGCTGTTTCGTTTCGCTTTATTTTTAATACTTCGAGCGTTGGGAGTATGTGCAGTTGGAAAGAGCGTTTAATAAATAGTAACCTCAAATATAGCAAAGTGAGATGAGAAGGGATATTGGTACGTCGGTTATATGTCCAGCTGAAacacagaaagaaaaaacgaggaaaaatgaaaggaagaaagaaacaaaatgaGTCGAAACCTACAGTAAATTTTCCCCAATAGCTGCGTCTTTGCGTGGGAGTAGAGATAGCGGGAAGTCTGTGCTAAAAACcagcagcaaaaaaattgaaaatggaTTTAGAGTAGGACAAGCAAGACCaggggaaaaaaatttcacgGAGGAGTGCCGTGAGAGCATTTTGCACaagtattttctttttctcctATCAAGTTTGTTTGTCTTTTCATGGCACCCTCAGAGAAACCTGCGGAGGCagctctttttttgatgCATTTTTCTACACACTTTTCAACGAGTTCATGATGAAACGCacaaccaaaaaaagaaaaataagTGATTTTTGCAGCGATGTTTTGCACTCTGAAGGGTCGTTTAAAAAATGTCGCCCGTTTTCATTGGGCTGCAACAGGTTCCCCACTGGACGAGCGCAATTTTGATGCATTCTTTCGTCATGTTTGCTTGTCTCAATCAAATAATCAATAAAAAGCATACTCAGCACCCTAGTTTCCACCTCGACAAACCGGCAATCCTCTTGGCATAGTATAACCTAGCAATATTTAGTAAGACAGTAGCATGCTCCGGTATAACACCGCTCTGTTTGTGTAATCTTGCAGCGACTGTTGTGTTTTTGTCTAGCAGGCGCATGATTGTGGTGGAGACAACACACAAAAACTGAACGAACTGCTCGTTATGAACACTCAATCGCAATACCTAAAAGCTCAAAACCGTTACTCAAGACGTTAATGGCGTCCTATCCCGATCTCACACCTTATCATGTCGAAAACAACATCTTGCCACTTTGAATATTGATAGCAGTGTTATTACACCTGTACCGTATTCCTTGTATAGCTCACAGACTGCGGGAACAGTAGCTGCCCAGGTGCTACTGTTTGTTTGGGTGtagagttgaagaagaagaggatggGCAGTGGTAGCATCATTATCTACGACATTTCTTTTACATCTACTATACTAGCAAGTGCCATCTTCGTGAATTTTTCGTTCATATTTTCGTTTTTTACTAACTGACAGAGAATCGAGTGGTTGATTCAGCAGCGGTGCCACTGACCAAAGGAAACTGATCACCATGCCCTTGACTGCTTCTAACATATACAAAGGTATTGCCATTTCATCGCTTGGGCTCTATGCCGGTCTTGTTTCGACCACCACAGCAGTGAAGGTTTTAGCCCCCGCGAATGTTTCAAAGAACTCTCTGGGACACACTTACTGCATCATTGCCATTGGCGGGACCATTATTGGTCTCACAGCTACTGCTACATTTGGTGTGAGCTATTATTTGTCCCCCAGTAAAGACGCATCTTTACTGTTTAGTTTGGCAGTGGTTCCGGTCACTGGGCTATACTTATGGGCGTCGAATAAAATCGTCTCATGTTTTTTCGCTGTAGGCAGCGAAAGCAGACGGCCTGAACCGGAATCAACAGGTAAGAATGTTGAATTACCACCTAATCACCCTTCCGTTTACGGGGAAAACGGGGAAAAACTAAAGTGCCCCTTTGGTAACGGGGCGGACTCCGCAGCGAAGAGACCAACGTTGTCAGGCAAGATTTTAGCGTGGCAGGGATGCCAAAAAATCCTATCCTCCATGAATCCACACTTGGTAGTAGCCTCTACAGCCGGTATTATCGGATTCTCCAAAGCCGTTTTTCAATCAATGTAACTAAATAGGATTCATCGCTGAATAGGGACGGGCCAATGTATACAATATTTATTATTTTCCTTTGCTTCTCGACCAAGCCGTGCTTGGCTACATCCTGGTCTGGATGATTTTCAAAGGCACTAGAAGGTGTGGGGAAGCGATGCTTTGTCAGAACCTCGGAGATTCTGGAACTAGCACATGCTGACGAATACGGTCTGAATCCGAAAAttcagaaagaaaaaagggTACACTAGCATGGCACACACACAACTGGAGCTACCCCGCACCGTTCAATACAACCGGAAATGCCAGCTTGCCTTTTCCTGCTTACGGTCGTACAAGCCGATGAACGCGTATCTCGGAAGCTGTATCTCTTTCGAGTGTTGATTTCTTAATCCACACGGCGGTGCTTACGCCCCACCTCCGCCTCCGCCTGCCCCATGTGGGAGCCCGGTCCCCCCTTTGCTCCCCTACGCCCACTAAAATGCCGTAGCAGCGCGCTCGCTTAGTTAGATAGGAGTCTGGGTATTTTGTAATCCGCTTTTTCTGCGCATAGCCACACATCCGTCcccgtttcttttttgcgTTTTCTCTCTTCTGAGAAAAATAGGGAGAGAGGAAAGTCGCGGCAAATAGGAGAAACAATGGAGACGGAGACCGCGGGCCACAGGCCGTTTCCCCTTCGAAGCTTTTCTCCCTGCGGGCGGTTCTGGGCATGGAAGCTTTCGTCAGCTGTGGTTCCGGGAGATTTCAGATTTCCTCGagaggagaaagaaaagaagaggggTTCCCGGTAGTTTTCTGGCCGTGTTCTGCCCGTTTTCTGTCCAGTAAAATTAGGAGAAAAAAGTGATGATCCGTGGGTACCCATTCCTTTCAATTGATGTGCATTATATTGCTAAACGCCGTAGATAGGGCGGAAAAGTGGGGAGTAGTGGCTCTCGTGTGTAACTCGGCGAATATGTTTGACGGTGCATCGGAGTCTTCAGCCCCCAAAAtgtatcttttcttgacgatatatatatatctggGATACTGTTTCAGTCATCAGGCATTTTGTCTTACTAGTCATTGGATCACTGTTTTGGATCCGTCAATAAGCTCGTGTTTTCTATTCTGAGTCACTTTACTTTATAGTTTTCCACTGTGAGATAGTACAATAATATTGCGCCCCGCCAAGATGGTTTTTGACAAACAGATATATAGCAAGATCAAAAAGCTCCAGACTGGGACTTTCTCGACAGTTTACAAGGCATGGTCCTCCGAACGGAACGAGTACGTcgctttgaaagtgatgCCCAAGGATAAAATCTCGGAGGAGGCTATGCTCAACGAAATAAAAGTGATGCAGAAGCTGGGCAATACGCACCCTAACATTTGCTCCATGTTGAGTTTCCACGAGGATGAATCGTGCTGCATTTTGGAACTGCAATACTGCGAATGTGGTGACATGTACGATTTCCTTGACATTGCAAAACAACAGGGCGATCCAGTATCCCCCTCTCTATTGCAGCTGGATTTCCAAAACATCGTGAACCAACTGTTTTCGGCAGTGCAGTACGCCCACTCTTTGGGGATCGCCCATAGAGACATCAAACCGGAGAATGTCCTCTTGACCAAGGAGGGGAACGTGAAACTTGCCGACTGGGGGCATGGGACCTTTGATTCGCGTTCGTACGAGTTCAACATCGGTACAGACCATTACCGCAGTCCAGAAACTTTCTACTCCGAGGATGGGTACGACCCAGTGCTTGCAGATTACTGGTCTGTAGGTGTTACTCTACTGTTTTTGATATTCGGGACAACACCTTTCAAGAGTGCATCGTTGGATATTGCTAGGACAAGGTGTCTTGACTTCCACCAATTTATGAAGAATCCACAAGACTATATCTTCCGGCTGTACATAGCGCCCATCTTCAATGCGTACGAGAGTACAGGGAAGGAGGGTCCCGTGTATGCAGCGCACAGAAACGGTAAAGCCGCGCTGTATGTGTGGCAAGACTTGATCAACATTCACGACACTGTTTATCTGTGCCGGCTTATAGTGGGTATGTTGATGGTTATCGATGCAAACTCCCGTTCGTTGAACGACTGCTTGGAAGCCTGCAACAGGCTGTGGGATTCCAAGCTTATTGCAAGCCAGAAGTCAAATGACTCTAATACACCAGATGGGCAAACGTCACTCGTGGGTAGTGAAAGTGAAAGCGATATCATGGACGCAGCACAAGTATACGAAAGCATGCCCTCCATTTCTGTCAGCAACAGTCAGTTCGGCAAAAATGAGTCCCCGCTTCAAGGCAGAGACAGCGACGCTGAATCCCTCTCTAGTTTAGCAAACAACGAGAATCTGGCTAGGTCGCCTGTAAGCAGTGGGAAGTCTGGAGGGTCGAGCAGCCCCCGGATGATGCCGTTTGACATGGAGTGCCTCACTCAAGGTTATTTGGATGCAGTCATGCTCAAGAATAACCAACCTGAGTACATGGAAAAAATTGCATAGAAAATACAATGGTGTCTGAAGGGGAACTTAGTCATCATTGAACCcctcttttttatattctCTTACTATACAATTAATATTCTTTATAATTATTCCCAGAATTATTCCCATTTGTTTGATTCTATCCTTGCGGGAAGGAGTTCTCCCTCCCCCCTTTAATACAATTAACATACAAACGGTaacttgtttgttttctgTCCCATTTTCATGTTAACCATTTGTACTTTCTCAATGGTATGGACTAGGATTTTATCGCATGAGTCGTTGAGCTCCAATAGGAAAACGCCCCTCAGGGACTTGTAAGTTGTCTTGTCCCCAGTGTGTTCATCTGAGCCAGTTTGCCATTGTACAGAAATCTTCTCATTATTTGTCACTGACAGTTTGGGCAATTCACCAGCTACGACATCCAACGATATAatcttcactttctggTTAGATTTATCGCCGAGGAGACTCGCCACGAGAATTCTGAGAGCACCCATTGTAGTGACGTAATGTTTCCTCCCCTGTATGGTGGGTATATACCCTAGGGAAAGTGGGAACAATCTCAGAGAGACAGAATCTTCGAGAGTACTGGGGGAGAGATCCCTCTGCAAGATGTTCGGTACGCCTGCATCTCGGAGATATTCTACCATTGACCCCAAATTTGCCCTTTTGGTTGCATCATTTACTAGATACCGTCTGGGAAACCTGTAGATATAGCGACCCTGAGGGATCCTTGTGTTGTTAGCACTGCGACACACGGTCAGAAACGTTCTCCGGAGCAGTTCCTTCTGTTTACCCACGACCGAAATCCCAAGAGACATCATCGCAAGGCTCGTGTTACAAAAATGAGAACTCCCGGCTGAGTGTGTTGCGTGTAGCTGAGGCTGGGGATGATCTTCACTCTCCCATCACCGTGCACCTTAACACTCTCTGTGCAACACGTGaccaacaaaaaaatgtctCCTGAAAGGACAAGAATGCTCAAAAGTACAGACATATCGTATGTCCCGGACATTCTCAAATCCCACCACCCTGTCACGTGATACGGCACACTGCAGGGACGACACCCACACACCCACAGCCAAGAGTTTTTCCGGAAAAGAACGGAACAACCGAAAAACGACAGCAGAGACCCACCCACACCCCGCACTCTCTATTTCCCGTACGGCTCTACCAAATGGGGGGGGTGTCCCttgttccttttttttcacttctctctctccctGCGGGGATACACGCAGCGgctccaaaaaaaagaaaaaaagaagaaggaaggaaggaaaaaaagtgtCACTATGGTGGGTGTTTTCCTGTAACGGCACTGCACTGCAGTTGCATTGCTCGTTTCTCATATCAGAGAGGATATTGCAGTCCTCTCTGGATTCATCGCTCTTTGCAGTGAATTTGAACAGTAGCTCGTTTCTGCGACTCTGAGAAAACTTCAAACTGTGTAATCGAACTGTGTCAAGAGCAATGCTTGTGTCCTGCATGTAGTATATAAAGTGTAGAAGGTCTTGTGGTTAGTGGTCATGAGCTAGCTTACGTTTCGAAATAGTTGGCTTTTTTTGCTCTTGCATCACAGGTAACAAAGCGATGTCGGATACAAAGAAGGgttcttcttttatttCGCAATTGAATGTCTTCAATAAAGAGAATTAcaaattgaaggagttcAATGTCTCGACTCAGCAGTCTGGGGGTGGCTCGCAGGAGAACGGGGACAGCTCAGATGTAGAGACTGGTCAACAGTTCATGACCGAATTGGACCAAGGTGAAAAGCAGCTGGGTCTCTTCTCGTGTATCGGGCTTATCTGTAACAGAATGCTCGGGACAGGTGTCTTCGCTGTCTCATCGACTATTTACACGCTGTGTGGGTCCGTCGGGCTTGCCCTGATTATGTGGGCCGTTGGTGCCATCATCGCTTTGGCTGGGTTGTACGTCTACATGGAGTTTGGTACCACGATACCGAAGAACGGTGGGGAGAAGAACTACTTGGAGGTTATCTTCAAGAAACCTAAATTCTTCATCACTTGCATGTACGCATCGTACGTCTTCTTCCTAGGGTGGGCTGCAGGTAATTCGGTCAACACGGCGGTTATGTTCTTGACCGCGACGGATACAGAGGTGACTAAATGGAACCAAAGAGGGATCGCAGTAGCCGTTGTTTTCTTTGCATTCCTAGTCAACGCAATTAACGTTAAATTGGGTATATTCATCCAGAACTGTCTAGggattttcaaaattggcATCGTTCTGTTTATCTCGGTGACTGGGTGGGTCGCACTTGGTGGTGGGTT is part of the Huiozyma naganishii CBS 8797 chromosome 4, complete genome genome and encodes:
- the RME1 gene encoding Rme1p (similar to Saccharomyces cerevisiae RME1 (YGR044C); ancestral locus Anc_4.189), which encodes MDYGNSVDQSSYVTRSNRQNNVVDIIREQNNVVTFDQLSNFLSITSGNASSRLRQPDLNVQLPTPVTSFIENVYAVPVSDIPFEDEADIVEAETPSPEIAPPPQSAKSKEEELLSFKMSFQNEATNLAKRIASGNLVKKVPNSKKRKRHYSNKRLIIDELDDSDNSSNDEFAHELPKHFTNPAPVCSTWTERVPVTKPNNDLMTTPAKSHTLPQYNLDSLASAPYLNLSPNFSNISPQNLTTSLEESNSNDNNIAEPIDFAAVLLDTSFDHPLSQTLLPLEMPHLSDSQSPSNELTGSSDENNLPTPPVTTNNLSLVDQLNLDQPLLEAIRKKQKRGSYRCAHCPETFSTIFEYAAHMDDFKIKRKFKCPFPLCPWKILGLPRRSDLRRHCAIQHKHELQTGLKKYLNLKDEAYPAIDCPNKYCDKKFYRKDAYNRHFAIVHEKSDSRFNKKLKHLLEICPENLTEGEHITYIKKNLAKKRYKTKK
- the KNAG0D04060 gene encoding uncharacterized protein, with amino-acid sequence MQDTSIALDTVRLHSLKFSQSRRNELLFKFTAKSDESREDCNILSDMRNEQCNCSAVPLQENTHHSDTFFPSFLLLFFFFLEPLRVSPQGEREVKKKEQGTPPPFGRAVREIESAGCGWVSAVVFRLFRSFPEKLLAVGVWVSSLQCAVSRDRVVGFENVRDIRYVCTFEHSCPFRRHFFVGHVLHREC
- the FMP48 gene encoding protein kinase FMP48 (similar to Saccharomyces cerevisiae YGR052W; ancestral locus Anc_4.192), whose translation is MVFDKQIYSKIKKLQTGTFSTVYKAWSSERNEYVALKVMPKDKISEEAMLNEIKVMQKLGNTHPNICSMLSFHEDESCCILELQYCECGDMYDFLDIAKQQGDPVSPSLLQLDFQNIVNQLFSAVQYAHSLGIAHRDIKPENVLLTKEGNVKLADWGHGTFDSRSYEFNIGTDHYRSPETFYSEDGYDPVLADYWSVGVTLLFLIFGTTPFKSASLDIARTRCLDFHQFMKNPQDYIFRLYIAPIFNAYESTGKEGPVYAAHRNGKAALYVWQDLINIHDTVYLCRLIVGMLMVIDANSRSLNDCLEACNRLWDSKLIASQKSNDSNTPDGQTSLVGSESESDIMDAAQVYESMPSISVSNSQFGKNESPLQGRDSDAESLSSLANNENLARSPVSSGKSGGSSSPRMMPFDMECLTQGYLDAVMLKNNQPEYMEKIA
- the MCO32 gene encoding Mco32p (similar to Saccharomyces cerevisiae YGR053C; ancestral locus Anc_4.193), coding for MSLGISVVGKQKELLRRTFLTVCRSANNTRIPQGRYIYRFPRRYLVNDATKRANLGSMVEYLRDAGVPNILQRDLSPSTLEDSVSLRLFPLSLGYIPTIQGRKHYVTTMGALRILVASLLGDKSNQKVKIISLDVVAGELPKLSVTNNEKISVQWQTGSDEHTGDKTTYKSLRGVFLLELNDSCDKILVHTIEKVQMVNMKMGQKTNKLPFVC
- the SCM4 gene encoding Scm4p (similar to Saccharomyces cerevisiae SCM4 (YGR049W) and YLR356W; ancestral locus Anc_4.191), giving the protein MPLTASNIYKGIAISSLGLYAGLVSTTTAVKVLAPANVSKNSLGHTYCIIAIGGTIIGLTATATFGVSYYLSPSKDASLLFSLAVVPVTGLYLWASNKIVSCFFAVGSESRRPEPESTGKNVELPPNHPSVYGENGEKLKCPFGNGADSAAKRPTLSGKILAWQGCQKILSSMNPHLVVASTAGIIGFSKAVFQSM